From the genome of Pseudomonadota bacterium, one region includes:
- a CDS encoding ATP-binding domain-containing protein produces MKQLDLSAPRFPIVEEEQRLLERVLVAAAAPAGAAPGSVDFDAALIALRDQIAEAKLEDVAPLVEQMTRLSALAQRYGRGRDLPIDLGAPYFAHLKLREGEQERDVLIGRRGFIDRRRGVQIVDWRHAPVSRIYYRYGEGDDYEERFGERVSEGLVTARRNLTIEDGRLRRIGSPQAAYVCDQAGHWQEAEPVGVTELQGGQGKAARPPTWRRGSPQSRLGLHGGARLRADKHLPQIAALIDPRQFELITQPESGLIVLQGGAGTGKTTVALHRVAFLSYQRPPHFRGDPILVVVPSRALAHYVEHVLPALDVRGVRVVTASAWLGRLRQRLLPGTSSRYNDEPPAAVTQLKKHPLMLDLLREYVEAQRDQMSAALMAELGALEAAAPLLEQWRAQAALALIPRLAAVRRCFDDHRALPVALRQRVEALLRRLLARANDVLSDWAEVLTSREQLARHVAREGSSELGARHVEELCRWAARQDAEGEAASAAERAPEDVNDEEAFVAADGRRESLDGLDRGLDPADDALLAYLCWLKQGALRPVLRAGQPPPREHAVRFAHLVIDEAQDLSALELKVLLETTRPHFSVTLAGDTAQRLVFDNAFSDWETLLARLDVTPTANTTLELGYRSTEEVMTLARGLLGPTASGPAPRATRRGAPVELHRFAEQGEAVAMLAEALRSLSLREPLASVALITRHPAQATLYAQDLQRAEVPGVRLVRQHAFSFRPGIEVTDVAQVKGLEFDYVVLLDVSASNYPATVESRHLLHIGATRAAHQLWLTSTGAPSAVLPLTLIAPA; encoded by the coding sequence ATGAAACAGCTCGATCTTTCTGCCCCACGCTTTCCGATCGTCGAAGAGGAGCAGCGGCTGCTGGAGCGCGTGCTCGTGGCCGCGGCGGCGCCCGCCGGCGCCGCGCCAGGCAGCGTCGACTTCGACGCGGCGCTGATCGCCCTGCGCGACCAGATCGCCGAGGCCAAGCTCGAGGACGTCGCACCGCTGGTCGAGCAAATGACGCGTCTGAGCGCGCTCGCGCAGCGCTACGGCCGGGGCCGCGACCTGCCGATCGACCTCGGCGCGCCGTATTTCGCGCATCTCAAGCTGCGGGAGGGGGAGCAGGAGCGCGACGTGCTGATCGGCAGACGTGGCTTCATCGACCGCCGGCGCGGCGTGCAGATCGTCGACTGGCGTCATGCGCCAGTCAGCCGCATCTACTACCGCTACGGCGAAGGTGACGACTACGAAGAGCGCTTCGGTGAGCGCGTCAGCGAGGGGCTGGTAACCGCGCGCCGCAACCTGACGATCGAAGACGGACGGCTGCGCCGCATCGGCTCGCCACAGGCCGCCTACGTCTGCGATCAGGCGGGCCACTGGCAGGAGGCGGAGCCGGTGGGCGTGACCGAGCTGCAGGGCGGGCAAGGGAAAGCGGCGCGTCCGCCCACCTGGCGCCGCGGCAGCCCGCAAAGCCGACTCGGCTTGCACGGCGGGGCCCGGTTGCGCGCCGACAAACACCTGCCGCAGATCGCGGCGCTGATCGACCCGCGGCAGTTCGAGCTGATCACGCAGCCGGAGAGTGGACTGATCGTCTTGCAGGGTGGCGCCGGGACGGGAAAGACCACGGTCGCGCTGCACCGCGTCGCCTTCCTCAGCTACCAACGCCCGCCGCACTTCCGCGGCGATCCGATCCTCGTCGTGGTGCCGAGCCGTGCGCTGGCGCACTACGTCGAACACGTCCTGCCCGCGCTCGATGTCCGCGGTGTGCGCGTGGTGACGGCGAGCGCCTGGCTCGGGCGGCTGCGTCAGCGGCTGCTTCCAGGCACCTCCAGCCGCTACAATGACGAGCCGCCGGCGGCCGTCACGCAGCTGAAGAAGCATCCGCTGATGCTGGACCTGCTGCGCGAGTACGTCGAGGCCCAGCGCGACCAGATGAGCGCGGCCCTCATGGCGGAGCTCGGCGCGCTCGAGGCCGCCGCGCCGCTGCTCGAGCAGTGGCGGGCGCAGGCGGCTCTAGCGCTGATTCCGCGCCTGGCGGCGGTCCGACGCTGCTTCGATGATCACCGGGCCTTGCCCGTCGCGCTGCGCCAACGGGTGGAGGCGCTGCTGCGCCGGCTCCTCGCGCGCGCCAACGACGTGCTCAGCGATTGGGCCGAGGTGCTGACCAGTCGCGAGCAGCTCGCACGGCACGTCGCGCGCGAGGGGTCGAGCGAGCTCGGCGCGCGCCACGTCGAGGAGCTCTGCCGCTGGGCCGCGCGCCAGGATGCCGAAGGCGAGGCGGCGAGCGCGGCCGAACGTGCGCCCGAGGACGTCAACGACGAGGAGGCCTTCGTCGCCGCAGACGGACGGCGCGAATCGCTCGACGGCCTGGACCGCGGACTCGACCCGGCCGATGACGCGCTGCTGGCGTATCTCTGCTGGTTGAAGCAGGGGGCGCTGCGACCGGTCCTGCGCGCCGGCCAGCCGCCGCCACGCGAGCACGCCGTGCGCTTCGCGCACTTGGTGATCGACGAGGCGCAGGACCTCTCGGCACTCGAGCTGAAGGTGCTGCTGGAGACCACGCGCCCGCACTTCAGCGTCACGCTGGCCGGCGACACGGCCCAGCGCCTGGTCTTCGACAACGCCTTCTCCGATTGGGAGACGCTGCTGGCGCGCCTCGACGTCACGCCGACGGCCAATACGACACTCGAGCTCGGATACCGCTCGACCGAGGAGGTGATGACGCTGGCGCGCGGACTGCTGGGGCCGACCGCGAGCGGACCGGCACCGCGCGCGACCCGCCGCGGCGCGCCGGTCGAGCTCCATCGCTTCGCCGAACAGGGTGAGGCGGTCGCGATGCTGGCAGAGGCGTTGCGGTCACTTTCCCTCCGCGAGCCGCTCGCCTCGGTGGCCCTGATCACGCGACACCCCGCGCAGGCGACCCTCTATGCCCAGGATCTGCAGCGGGCCGAGGTGCCAGGCGTGCGCCTGGTCCGCCAGCACGCCTTCTCCTTCCGCCCGGGCATCGAGGTCACCGACGTCGCACAGGTCAAGGGCCTGGAGTTCGACTACGTCGTCTTGCTCGATGTCTCGGCGAGCAACTACCCGGCCACCGTCGAGAGCCGTCACCTGCTCCACATCGGCGCCACCCGCGCTGCGCACCAGCTCTGGTTGACCAGCACCGGCGCGCCCTCGGCCGTGCTCCCGCTGACGCTGATCGCTCCGGCCTGA
- a CDS encoding Hsp70 family protein — protein MLAWSSAPGQRDVARTVPKALVACYLPYAMAQARYIVGIDLGTTNSAVAYVDLGDPAEQPPLRLLQLPQLVAPGQVAAQPTLPSFLYLPGAHDLPGGATALPWDAARDYAVGVLARDQGAVVPARLVSSAKSWLCHGGVDRLAPLLPWGSPSEVPHLSPVVAAARYLQHLREVWDRQRSQGRVEWTLGRSDVVLTVPASFDEVARALTIEAARQAGLDRLTLLEEPQAAFYAWVGSQGEGWREQLRDGERVLVCDVGGGTSDFSLIAVHGSGATMSLERTAVGDHLLLGGDNIDVTLARHLERRLVKRAGELDAVQWAALVHACRQAKEVLLGASAPERFGITVAGRGSRLVGGTLRIDLFRDEVIDLVLDGFFPLVAFDEAPLRGRGGLQELGLPYANDPAVTRNLAAFLRRHDARPDAVLFNGGAMKALLVQDRVVDALTQWLGAEPRVLESHSLDLAVALGAAGYGLARAGKGVRIRGGSARAYYVGVDDPGAVRRRAVCLIPFGVEEGQRVRVEQGRFEVLTDRPVSFALYCSTAPLGHDAGELVELTDDVFLELAPLHTVLAYGESGASQRLPVTLGGEMTELGTLRLWCAAQANDHEWQLEFTLRAPAAEAAPAGPSLGDSTVALDDATLQAAAQAIRGTFARGAARGEQDAPQGLNKRLEAIIGAERLAWPGPVIRALWQPLWDCRKARDASAEHEALWLNLAGLLLRPGWGDPLDAERIAGLWTVFRAGLVHDDALGPRVAWWVLWRRVAGGLDRGQQLELTNKLAPQLLSGAAARAAAAAKKGGTHRQELGEMWRAAASLERIPARSKVGLGDVALRGALSGRGEAHYVWALGRLGARVPVYGPLDEVVPAGRAEQWLQRLLDADWQVRRAIVPAVVQLARRCGDAERDVPAELRAMVLKRLEAAGAPARLVHCVREITVLDDAEQGQLLGDALPTGLRLGAS, from the coding sequence ATGCTAGCGTGGTCGTCGGCGCCGGGCCAGCGTGATGTCGCCCGCACCGTACCCAAGGCCCTCGTCGCCTGCTATCTTCCCTACGCGATGGCTCAGGCGCGCTATATCGTCGGGATCGATCTGGGCACGACGAACAGCGCCGTCGCCTACGTCGACCTCGGTGATCCTGCGGAGCAACCGCCGCTGCGTCTCTTGCAGCTCCCGCAGCTGGTGGCCCCGGGGCAGGTTGCCGCGCAGCCCACGCTGCCCTCGTTCCTCTACCTGCCTGGCGCGCACGACCTGCCAGGCGGAGCGACGGCGCTCCCGTGGGATGCGGCGCGCGACTACGCCGTCGGCGTGCTTGCGCGCGATCAGGGCGCCGTGGTGCCGGCGCGGCTCGTCTCGTCGGCGAAGTCATGGCTCTGCCACGGCGGCGTCGATCGCCTCGCGCCCCTCTTGCCTTGGGGTAGCCCGTCCGAGGTCCCGCACCTCTCGCCCGTCGTCGCCGCCGCGCGGTATTTGCAGCACCTGCGTGAGGTCTGGGACCGCCAGCGCTCGCAGGGGCGCGTCGAGTGGACCTTGGGCCGCAGCGATGTCGTCCTGACGGTTCCAGCTTCCTTTGACGAGGTCGCGCGCGCGCTGACGATCGAGGCGGCGCGGCAAGCCGGCCTCGATCGCCTGACGCTGCTCGAGGAGCCGCAGGCGGCCTTTTACGCCTGGGTGGGCAGTCAAGGCGAGGGCTGGCGTGAGCAGCTCCGCGACGGTGAGCGGGTGCTCGTCTGTGACGTGGGCGGCGGGACGAGTGACTTCTCGCTCATCGCGGTGCACGGCAGCGGGGCGACGATGTCGCTCGAGCGCACCGCGGTCGGCGATCACCTGCTGCTCGGCGGCGACAACATCGATGTGACCCTCGCGCGCCACCTCGAGCGCCGCCTGGTCAAGCGCGCCGGCGAGCTCGACGCCGTGCAGTGGGCCGCGCTGGTCCACGCCTGCCGCCAGGCCAAAGAGGTGTTGCTCGGCGCCAGTGCACCCGAACGCTTTGGCATCACGGTCGCCGGCCGCGGCTCGCGCCTGGTCGGCGGGACCCTGCGCATCGATCTCTTTCGCGACGAGGTGATCGACCTGGTGCTGGACGGCTTCTTTCCGCTGGTCGCCTTCGACGAGGCCCCCCTGCGCGGACGCGGTGGACTGCAGGAGCTGGGCCTGCCCTATGCCAACGACCCGGCGGTGACCCGCAACCTCGCCGCCTTCCTGCGGCGCCACGACGCTCGGCCCGACGCGGTGCTCTTCAACGGCGGGGCGATGAAGGCCCTGTTGGTCCAGGACCGGGTGGTCGACGCGCTGACGCAATGGCTCGGCGCCGAGCCGCGCGTGCTGGAGAGCCATAGCCTGGACCTCGCGGTCGCCCTTGGCGCTGCCGGCTATGGGCTCGCGCGGGCGGGTAAGGGCGTGCGCATCCGTGGTGGGAGCGCGCGCGCCTACTACGTGGGCGTCGACGATCCTGGTGCGGTGCGCCGGCGGGCCGTATGCCTGATCCCCTTCGGTGTCGAGGAGGGGCAGCGGGTGCGGGTCGAGCAAGGCCGCTTCGAGGTGCTGACGGATCGCCCGGTCAGCTTCGCGCTCTACTGCTCGACGGCGCCGCTGGGGCACGATGCCGGCGAGCTGGTTGAGCTGACCGACGATGTGTTTCTCGAGCTCGCGCCCTTGCATACCGTGTTGGCCTATGGCGAGAGCGGCGCGAGCCAGCGCCTGCCGGTGACCCTCGGCGGCGAGATGACCGAGCTGGGGACGCTGCGCCTTTGGTGTGCCGCGCAAGCCAACGACCACGAGTGGCAGCTCGAGTTCACGCTCCGCGCGCCCGCGGCAGAGGCGGCGCCCGCAGGTCCGAGCCTCGGTGATTCGACCGTGGCGCTCGACGACGCGACCCTGCAGGCTGCCGCGCAGGCGATCCGCGGCACCTTCGCTCGTGGCGCGGCGCGTGGCGAGCAGGACGCGCCCCAGGGGCTGAACAAGCGCCTGGAGGCGATTATCGGCGCCGAGCGTCTGGCCTGGCCCGGACCGGTCATCCGCGCCCTTTGGCAGCCCCTCTGGGACTGCCGCAAAGCGCGCGACGCCAGCGCCGAGCACGAGGCGCTGTGGCTCAACCTCGCCGGTCTGCTGCTGCGCCCCGGCTGGGGCGACCCTCTCGACGCCGAGCGCATCGCAGGGCTCTGGACGGTCTTCCGCGCGGGTCTGGTCCACGACGACGCCCTCGGGCCGCGCGTCGCGTGGTGGGTTCTGTGGCGCCGCGTGGCCGGCGGGCTCGACCGCGGCCAACAGCTCGAGCTGACCAACAAGCTGGCGCCGCAGCTACTGAGCGGCGCGGCTGCCCGCGCGGCCGCAGCGGCAAAGAAGGGCGGCACGCATCGGCAGGAGCTGGGCGAGATGTGGCGCGCGGCGGCCAGCCTGGAGCGCATTCCGGCGCGGTCCAAGGTGGGATTGGGCGACGTCGCGCTGCGCGGCGCGCTGAGCGGGCGTGGCGAGGCGCACTACGTTTGGGCGCTGGGCCGCCTCGGGGCGCGCGTGCCGGTCTACGGCCCCCTCGACGAGGTGGTGCCCGCCGGGCGCGCGGAGCAGTGGCTGCAGCGTCTGCTCGACGCGGACTGGCAGGTTCGACGCGCGATCGTGCCGGCCGTCGTGCAGCTCGCGCGGCGCTGTGGCGACGCCGAGCGTGACGTGCCGGCCGAGCTGCGGGCGATGGTGCTGAAGCGGCTCGAGGCGGCGGGCGCGCCGGCGCGGCTGGTGCACTGCGTGCGAGAGATCACGGTGCTCGACGACGCCGAGCAGGGGCAGCTCTTGGGCGATGCGCTGCCGACGGGGCTGCGCCTCGGGGCCTCGTGA
- the ccsA gene encoding cytochrome c biogenesis protein CcsA yields the protein MPRSPVFYLLALCTALGFAVAPYLIFVVAPQEPTMGLIQKVFYFHVPCAWAMFLGAVLAGGAGARYLFTGGRQGEALGTAAAELAVLFGLLVLITGPLWAKVAWGHYWVWDVRLTTMLLLFLIFVAVLLARRYSGPRSKQIAAALALFGAADVPLIYISVRIWNTIHPKTSVVPTLSGSMRLAFFVSLGAFTLLFFMLLWLRLLVERSNGALDELLVAAEERAADRG from the coding sequence GTGCCTCGATCGCCCGTCTTCTACCTGCTCGCGCTGTGCACGGCCCTCGGCTTCGCCGTGGCGCCCTATCTGATCTTCGTCGTGGCGCCGCAGGAGCCAACGATGGGGTTGATTCAGAAAGTGTTCTACTTCCACGTGCCCTGCGCCTGGGCCATGTTCCTCGGCGCGGTCCTCGCCGGGGGCGCGGGCGCGCGCTACCTCTTTACCGGCGGACGCCAGGGCGAGGCGCTCGGAACCGCGGCCGCCGAGCTGGCCGTCCTCTTCGGCCTGCTGGTGCTGATCACCGGGCCGCTGTGGGCGAAGGTCGCGTGGGGTCACTACTGGGTCTGGGACGTCCGCCTGACAACGATGCTCCTGCTCTTCCTGATCTTCGTCGCGGTGCTCTTGGCGCGGCGCTACTCAGGACCCCGGAGCAAGCAGATTGCCGCCGCGCTTGCGCTCTTCGGCGCCGCCGACGTGCCCCTGATCTACATCTCGGTGCGCATCTGGAACACGATCCATCCCAAGACCTCCGTCGTACCCACGCTCAGCGGGTCGATGCGCTTGGCCTTCTTCGTCAGCCTCGGCGCCTTCACCCTGCTCTTCTTCATGCTGCTGTGGCTACGACTGCTCGTCGAGCGCAGCAACGGCGCGCTCGATGAGCTGCTCGTCGCCGCCGAGGAGCGGGCCGCTGATCGCGGCTGA
- a CDS encoding GMC family oxidoreductase, giving the protein MSGVDLAIVGSGYAGSVIAARLAAQGRVVLIERGRRWPPGSFPTTLAGVARARMSRRNPLGLWAMRLGAGTGNALVSGYGGASLVNYGITARPEPRVFEAWAVSAAELGPYLDRAWSVLAPEPNPLAGALGDQAFLDRLEPGRRVELENTIDWRLCTQCGCCVPGCNLGAKRSLDFSYLPLAERGGAEVLTETEVVHLRPDRERGWVLTLRPTVGGAEASLHARQVVLAAGTFGTLELLKRSATAVPTSAAFGQRMSMNGDGLAFLYNTALPLAGEHGAPITTSVRLPFVDAGGTARTLTVMSGRVPALARGPAARVLALLAGALPGGALGAAAADDPWWRRVQRRLRDAAGVAAEGALAHSFMYKLDAEDSGRGWACFDAQGRAAIDWPDYAEDPILCFAAERLEHWARVVGGTVVRNVGSWPGMRSFGVHPLGGCSLGATSQTGVVDPRLRVFQPSGAVYQGLRIVDASVFPTALGVPPSLTVAALAERAAADLAYCARGGD; this is encoded by the coding sequence GTGAGCGGCGTCGACCTGGCGATCGTGGGGTCCGGCTACGCCGGCAGCGTGATCGCGGCGCGGCTCGCCGCGCAGGGTCGCGTCGTCCTGATCGAGCGCGGACGCCGTTGGCCGCCGGGCAGCTTTCCGACGACCCTGGCCGGGGTCGCGCGCGCGCGGATGTCGCGCCGCAATCCGCTCGGGCTGTGGGCGATGCGCCTGGGCGCGGGCACCGGCAACGCGCTGGTCAGCGGCTACGGCGGCGCGAGTCTGGTCAACTACGGCATCACCGCGCGGCCGGAGCCACGGGTCTTCGAGGCATGGGCGGTGTCGGCCGCAGAGCTCGGACCCTACCTCGATCGGGCCTGGTCAGTGCTCGCGCCCGAGCCGAATCCGCTGGCCGGAGCGCTCGGCGATCAGGCCTTCCTCGATCGCCTCGAGCCGGGGCGTCGCGTCGAGCTGGAAAACACGATCGACTGGCGGCTTTGCACGCAATGCGGTTGCTGCGTGCCCGGCTGCAATCTCGGCGCAAAGCGCTCGCTCGACTTCAGCTACCTGCCGCTGGCCGAGCGGGGAGGGGCCGAGGTGCTGACGGAGACGGAGGTTGTCCACCTCCGGCCGGATCGCGAGCGCGGATGGGTTTTGACGCTGCGTCCGACGGTCGGCGGCGCGGAGGCGTCGCTGCACGCGCGCCAGGTCGTGTTGGCGGCGGGTACCTTCGGCACGCTCGAGCTGCTGAAGCGCAGCGCGACGGCCGTACCGACGAGCGCGGCCTTTGGCCAGCGCATGAGCATGAACGGCGATGGGCTGGCGTTTCTCTACAACACGGCGCTGCCGCTGGCTGGCGAGCACGGGGCGCCGATTACGACGTCCGTGCGGCTGCCCTTTGTCGACGCGGGGGGCACGGCGCGGACGCTGACCGTGATGAGCGGGCGGGTGCCGGCCCTCGCGCGTGGACCCGCGGCCCGGGTGCTGGCGCTCCTTGCCGGCGCGCTGCCCGGCGGCGCGCTGGGCGCGGCGGCGGCCGACGACCCCTGGTGGCGACGCGTGCAGCGGCGGCTGCGTGACGCGGCGGGCGTCGCCGCCGAGGGAGCGCTGGCGCATAGCTTCATGTACAAGCTCGACGCCGAGGACTCCGGCCGCGGTTGGGCCTGCTTCGACGCGCAGGGGCGCGCCGCGATCGACTGGCCCGATTACGCAGAGGATCCGATCCTCTGCTTCGCCGCCGAGCGGCTCGAGCACTGGGCGCGCGTCGTCGGCGGCACGGTCGTGCGCAATGTCGGGAGCTGGCCGGGGATGCGCAGCTTCGGCGTGCATCCGCTGGGAGGCTGCAGTCTCGGCGCGACGTCGCAGACTGGCGTCGTCGATCCGCGCTTGCGGGTCTTCCAGCCCAGCGGCGCCGTCTATCAAGGGCTGCGCATCGTCGATGCCAGCGTCTTTCCGACGGCGCTGGGCGTTCCGCCGAGCCTGACCGTGGCGGCCCTCGCCGAGCGCGCCGCGGCCGACTTGGCCTACTGTGCTCGAGGTGGCGACTAG
- a CDS encoding DUF2760 domain-containing protein, whose product MTRLGLALRCFFRVLSGKSLPREVLAAQPGARALPRPELAAAQHARVVQWLGVLQKEGRLIDFLQEEIAGYSDDQVGAAVRSIHAGCRRALAEHLQLAPVLEGSEDSAVTIEPGFDPSRIRLVGNVTGDPPFTGLLRHHGWRAATVTLPDPAAASDPMIIAPAEVELA is encoded by the coding sequence ATGACTCGACTCGGGCTGGCGTTGCGCTGCTTTTTTCGCGTACTCAGCGGTAAGTCGTTGCCGCGCGAGGTGCTGGCGGCACAGCCCGGTGCACGCGCGCTCCCGCGGCCCGAGCTGGCCGCAGCGCAGCACGCCCGGGTCGTGCAGTGGCTCGGCGTGCTCCAGAAAGAGGGCCGCTTGATCGATTTCCTCCAGGAGGAGATCGCAGGCTACTCCGACGACCAGGTGGGCGCGGCCGTGCGCAGCATCCACGCGGGCTGCCGGCGTGCGCTGGCAGAACACCTGCAACTGGCGCCGGTGCTGGAGGGCAGCGAGGACAGCGCCGTGACCATCGAGCCTGGCTTCGACCCCTCGCGGATCCGGCTGGTCGGCAACGTCACGGGCGATCCGCCCTTCACCGGGCTGCTGCGCCATCACGGCTGGCGTGCCGCAACGGTGACGCTGCCGGATCCGGCCGCGGCGAGCGACCCGATGATCATCGCCCCGGCCGAGGTCGAGTTGGCCTAA
- a CDS encoding Hsp70 family protein, producing the protein MSDARYVIGIDLGTTHSAVAYVDTHAATGAAAEAVAAVQLLPIRQTIAPGVVEPRDLLPSFVYLAAGHELAAGALDLPWAAGRDYTVGWLARDQGASVPQRSVASAKSWLCHPGVDRTAPILPWGAPEDEVAKISPLDATVKHLEHLRDAWNAHFATDDASLRLERQDVLLTVPASFDAVARELTMTAAHRAGLSEVTLLEEPQAAFYAWLARHGDGWRQQLKVGDLVLVCDVGGGTTDFTLISVESQQGDLALERVAVGEHILLGGDNMDLSLALQVAGRLEGAGQRLDPWQTRALWYACRLAKEQLLADPERPSAPVTILGRGSKVIGGSIKASLTRDDVGDALVDGFFPRCSADARPARGRRGGLQELGLPYASDAAVTRHLAKFLGDQGGGSGVLPTALLFNGGVMKAAPLRERVVQLVNDWLQAADRPALQELPSESLDLAVAHGAAYYGLVRRGRGIRIRGGVARSYYIGIESAMPAVPGLPAPLKALCVVPFGMEEGTDASIEGRQFGMIVGEPVEFRFLSSTRRQGDALGALLERWAEDEIEELVPVHTAMDDHGDTPGATIPVKLHSRVTEIGTLELSLHAADGRRWRLEYEVRERQG; encoded by the coding sequence ATGTCCGACGCTCGCTACGTGATCGGCATCGATCTCGGCACGACCCACTCTGCAGTGGCCTACGTTGACACGCACGCCGCGACCGGCGCGGCCGCCGAGGCCGTCGCCGCGGTCCAGCTCTTGCCGATTCGGCAAACCATCGCGCCCGGCGTGGTCGAGCCGCGCGACCTCTTGCCCTCCTTCGTCTATCTCGCGGCCGGCCACGAGCTCGCGGCGGGCGCGCTGGATCTGCCGTGGGCCGCCGGGCGCGATTACACCGTGGGCTGGTTGGCCCGTGATCAGGGCGCCTCCGTGCCACAACGATCGGTGGCCTCCGCCAAGTCATGGCTTTGCCACCCCGGCGTCGATCGCACGGCGCCGATCCTCCCCTGGGGCGCGCCGGAGGACGAGGTCGCCAAGATCTCGCCGCTCGATGCAACGGTCAAACACCTGGAGCATCTGCGCGACGCCTGGAACGCGCACTTCGCGACCGACGACGCGAGCCTACGGCTGGAGCGACAGGACGTGCTGCTGACGGTCCCCGCGTCCTTCGACGCCGTCGCCCGCGAGCTGACGATGACCGCCGCGCACCGCGCCGGCCTGAGCGAGGTCACCCTGCTCGAGGAGCCACAGGCCGCCTTCTACGCCTGGCTGGCGCGACACGGCGACGGCTGGCGCCAGCAGCTCAAGGTCGGCGACCTGGTGCTCGTCTGTGATGTCGGCGGGGGCACCACCGACTTCACGCTGATCAGCGTGGAGAGCCAGCAGGGCGACCTCGCGCTCGAGCGCGTCGCCGTCGGCGAGCACATCCTGCTCGGCGGCGACAACATGGATCTGTCGCTGGCGCTTCAGGTCGCGGGGCGCCTTGAGGGCGCGGGGCAGCGCCTCGATCCCTGGCAGACGCGCGCGCTCTGGTACGCTTGCAGGCTGGCCAAGGAGCAGCTCCTCGCCGATCCCGAGCGCCCCAGCGCGCCGGTGACCATCCTCGGTCGCGGATCGAAGGTGATCGGCGGCAGCATCAAGGCGTCCCTGACGCGCGACGACGTCGGCGACGCGCTGGTCGACGGCTTCTTTCCGCGCTGCAGCGCCGACGCGCGACCCGCCCGTGGACGACGCGGCGGGTTGCAGGAGCTGGGCCTCCCCTACGCCAGCGACGCCGCCGTGACGCGCCACCTGGCCAAGTTCCTCGGTGACCAGGGAGGGGGCAGCGGCGTCCTGCCGACCGCGCTGCTCTTCAACGGCGGCGTGATGAAGGCAGCGCCGCTGCGCGAGCGCGTGGTCCAGCTCGTCAACGACTGGCTGCAGGCGGCCGACCGCCCCGCGCTCCAGGAGCTGCCCAGCGAGAGCCTCGACCTGGCGGTGGCGCACGGCGCCGCCTACTACGGACTGGTGCGGCGTGGCCGCGGAATCCGCATCCGCGGCGGCGTGGCGCGCTCCTACTACATCGGCATCGAGAGCGCGATGCCAGCGGTGCCCGGCCTGCCCGCACCGCTCAAGGCGCTCTGCGTCGTGCCCTTCGGCATGGAGGAGGGCACCGACGCCAGCATCGAGGGGCGGCAGTTTGGCATGATCGTCGGCGAGCCCGTCGAGTTTCGCTTCCTCTCGTCGACGCGGCGCCAGGGCGATGCCCTTGGCGCCTTGCTCGAGCGCTGGGCCGAGGACGAGATCGAGGAGCTGGTGCCCGTCCATACGGCGATGGACGACCATGGCGACACGCCGGGGGCGACGATTCCCGTCAAGCTCCATAGTCGGGTGACCGAGATTGGGACCTTGGAGCTCTCGCTCCACGCTGCCGACGGGCGACGCTGGCGCCTGGAGTACGAGGTCCGCGAACGCCAGGGCTAG
- a CDS encoding glutathione S-transferase family protein, which produces MKATTGAVDRVRLVSFALCPYAQRSAIVLEEKRAPYQLVLIDLSDKPDWFLKVSPFGRVPLLLVDGHVLFESAAIAEYIDETTTEPHLHPPDPLRRAQNRAWIETASAINAALHRLMVAATVELGAPALATVRELLARFADQLEAGPYFNGAAFSLVDAAIAPALQRLGLFERIIPAFDGFGAVPRIARWHEALLARPSVQRSTPSELEQRLRRYLQGDHGSKRATEAPCWLLSK; this is translated from the coding sequence ATGAAGGCGACGACGGGAGCGGTGGATCGCGTGCGCTTGGTCAGCTTTGCGCTCTGCCCCTACGCTCAGCGCAGCGCGATCGTGCTGGAGGAGAAGCGGGCCCCCTATCAGCTCGTGCTCATCGATCTCAGCGACAAGCCCGACTGGTTCCTCAAGGTCTCGCCCTTCGGCCGCGTGCCGCTGCTGCTCGTCGATGGTCACGTCTTGTTCGAGTCGGCAGCGATCGCCGAGTATATCGACGAGACGACGACGGAGCCGCACTTGCACCCGCCCGATCCCCTGCGCCGCGCGCAGAACCGCGCGTGGATCGAGACGGCCTCGGCGATCAATGCGGCCTTGCACCGCTTGATGGTCGCCGCGACCGTCGAGCTTGGGGCGCCTGCGCTGGCGACGGTGCGCGAGCTGCTGGCGCGCTTCGCCGACCAGCTCGAGGCGGGGCCCTACTTCAATGGCGCGGCCTTCTCGCTGGTCGATGCCGCGATCGCGCCTGCGCTGCAGCGCCTCGGTCTCTTCGAACGCATCATTCCGGCCTTCGATGGCTTCGGCGCCGTGCCGCGGATCGCTCGTTGGCACGAGGCGCTGCTGGCGCGGCCGAGCGTCCAGCGTTCGACCCCGAGCGAACTCGAGCAGCGGCTGCGCCGCTACCTCCAGGGCGACCATGGCAGCAAGAGGGCGACAGAGGCGCCCTGCTGGCTGCTGTCAAAATAG